Proteins encoded by one window of Panicum virgatum strain AP13 chromosome 7N, P.virgatum_v5, whole genome shotgun sequence:
- the LOC120681600 gene encoding chloroplastic group IIA intron splicing facilitator CRS1, chloroplastic-like isoform X1 has product MRPERSGVPRLGRSQSAAAVPPSPTRQLLSTSPTTIAPSRHRRETPAARRPSIPSPPASPAVALAAPSYPPRPLPRALRPAAPVPARNDADAAVLFHLQIELQERAREAAEKWKSRVVPWAAARDEGLKVALRREKKTREPRAETELAAGELDRLPKPPRPPFRRRRSPWPLASHHVHGSMGCGSAHMVIDWFNAQETGLDLCHATFLYP; this is encoded by the exons ATGCGGCCGGAGCGTAGCGGGGTCCCGCGGCTGGGGCGGAGCCAGTCTGCCGCCGCGGTGCCTCCATCTCCGACGAGGCAGCTGCTCTCAACAAGCCCCACGACCATAGCCCCAAGCCGGCACCGGCGAGAAACACCGGCGGCAAGGCGGCCGTCAATCCCCTCACCGCCCGCGTCCCCGGCAGTCGCACTCGCTGCGCCATCCTATCCGCCGCGTCCGCTCCCTCGAGCTCTCCGACCCGCCGCGCCCGTCCCCGCTCGTAACGATGCCGATGCCGCCGTCCTGTTCCACCTCCAAATCGAGCTGCAGGAGCGGGCCCGGGAAGCGGCGGAGAAGTGGAAATCCCGGGTGgtgccgtgggcggcggcgcgggacgaGGGCCTCAAGGTCGCGCTGCGGCGGGAGAAGAAGACGAGGGAGCCACGCGCAGAGACGGAGCTGGCGGCTGGCGAGCTGGACCGGCTGCCCAAACCTCCGCGTCCTCcctttcgccgccgccgcagcccttgGCCCCTTGCTTCTCACCACGTCCATGGCTCCATGGGATGTGGATCTGCGCATATGGTAATCGACTGGTTTAATGCGCAAGAAACAG GTCTGGATCTGTGCCATGCTACATTTCTTTATCCCTGA
- the LOC120681600 gene encoding uncharacterized protein LOC120681600 isoform X3: MCNFHRRILLMMAYAHTIVFKFLCRLGKADERCARLELGCRYSAVRPTLVLGQHGGCVLFRDYAFGDLAQMIHAVYMRTAALGLRNAFGKPASEVFHQSSSSSAQVGLHGQFLAISLSGVRIFNCCANSQAKNLCFPSRLSRR; the protein is encoded by the exons AT GTGTAACTTCCACAGAAGGATTCTCTTGATGATGGCTTATGCACACACCATTGTTTTCAAG TTCCTGTGTAGATTGGGAAAAGCTGATGAGCGTTGTGCACGCCTTGAGCTTGGATGCCGCTACAGCGCGGTCCGGCCGACGCTGGTGCTTGGGCAG CATGGTGGCTGTGTTCTCTTTCGGGACTATGCCTTTGGGGACCTTGCACAG ATGATCCATGCTGTGTATATGAGGACCGCTGCTTTGGGCCTTCGTAACGCCTTTGGTAAACCAGCAAGCGAGGTGTTCCACCAGTCTTCTAGCTCCAG TGCGCAGGTTGGATTGCATGGCCAATTCCTCGCCATTAGCTTATCAGGCGTGAGAATCTTCAATTGCTGCGCCAACAGCCAAGCGAAGAATTTGTGCTTCCCTTCCAGATTGAGTCGCCGCTAA
- the LOC120681600 gene encoding uncharacterized protein LOC120681600 isoform X8: MCNFHRRILLMMAYAHTIVFKFLCRLGKADERCARLELGCRYSAVRPTLVLGQHGGCVLFRDYAFGDLAQMIHAVYMRTAALGLRNAFGKPASEVFHQSSSSRLDCMANSSPLAYQA; encoded by the exons AT GTGTAACTTCCACAGAAGGATTCTCTTGATGATGGCTTATGCACACACCATTGTTTTCAAG TTCCTGTGTAGATTGGGAAAAGCTGATGAGCGTTGTGCACGCCTTGAGCTTGGATGCCGCTACAGCGCGGTCCGGCCGACGCTGGTGCTTGGGCAG CATGGTGGCTGTGTTCTCTTTCGGGACTATGCCTTTGGGGACCTTGCACAG ATGATCCATGCTGTGTATATGAGGACCGCTGCTTTGGGCCTTCGTAACGCCTTTGGTAAACCAGCAAGCGAGGTGTTCCACCAGTCTTCTAGCTCCAG GTTGGATTGCATGGCCAATTCCTCGCCATTAGCTTATCAGGCGTGA
- the LOC120681600 gene encoding uncharacterized protein LOC120681600 isoform X6, protein MCNFHRRILLMMAYAHTIVFKFLCRLGKADERCARLELGCRYSAVRPTLVLGQHGGCVLFRDYAFGDLAQRRRIHAPLLFFLYYIHRLLNTRRFLAFKTAVESPVWRDVAAAHDPCCVYEDRCFGPS, encoded by the exons AT GTGTAACTTCCACAGAAGGATTCTCTTGATGATGGCTTATGCACACACCATTGTTTTCAAG TTCCTGTGTAGATTGGGAAAAGCTGATGAGCGTTGTGCACGCCTTGAGCTTGGATGCCGCTACAGCGCGGTCCGGCCGACGCTGGTGCTTGGGCAG CATGGTGGCTGTGTTCTCTTTCGGGACTATGCCTTTGGGGACCTTGCACAG cGCAGGAGGATTCATGCGCCATTGTTATTTTTCTTATATTATATTCACAG GTTGTTGAACACCCGGCGATTCCTTGCTTTTAAGACAGCGGTGGAGTCACCAGTATGGCGAGACGTGGCGGCAGCCC ATGATCCATGCTGTGTATATGAGGACCGCTGCTTTGGGCCTTCGTAA
- the LOC120681600 gene encoding uncharacterized protein LOC120681600 isoform X9 — MCNFHRRILLMMAYAHTIVFKFLCRLGKADERCARLELGCRYSAVRPTLVLGQHGGCVLFRDYAFGDLAQAGDAIRLLNTRRFLAFKTAVESPVWRDVAAAHDPCCVYEDRCFGPS; from the exons AT GTGTAACTTCCACAGAAGGATTCTCTTGATGATGGCTTATGCACACACCATTGTTTTCAAG TTCCTGTGTAGATTGGGAAAAGCTGATGAGCGTTGTGCACGCCTTGAGCTTGGATGCCGCTACAGCGCGGTCCGGCCGACGCTGGTGCTTGGGCAG CATGGTGGCTGTGTTCTCTTTCGGGACTATGCCTTTGGGGACCTTGCACAG GCCGGTGATGCCATCAGGTTGTTGAACACCCGGCGATTCCTTGCTTTTAAGACAGCGGTGGAGTCACCAGTATGGCGAGACGTGGCGGCAGCCC ATGATCCATGCTGTGTATATGAGGACCGCTGCTTTGGGCCTTCGTAA
- the LOC120681600 gene encoding uncharacterized protein LOC120681600 isoform X4 gives MMAYAHTIVFKFLCRLGKADERCARLELGCRYSAVRPTLVLGQHGGCVLFRDYAFGDLAQMIHAVYMRTAALGLRNAFGKPASEVFHQSSSSSAQVGLHGQFLAISLSGVRIFNCCANSQAKNLCFPSRLSRR, from the exons ATGATGGCTTATGCACACACCATTGTTTTCAAG TTCCTGTGTAGATTGGGAAAAGCTGATGAGCGTTGTGCACGCCTTGAGCTTGGATGCCGCTACAGCGCGGTCCGGCCGACGCTGGTGCTTGGGCAG CATGGTGGCTGTGTTCTCTTTCGGGACTATGCCTTTGGGGACCTTGCACAG ATGATCCATGCTGTGTATATGAGGACCGCTGCTTTGGGCCTTCGTAACGCCTTTGGTAAACCAGCAAGCGAGGTGTTCCACCAGTCTTCTAGCTCCAG TGCGCAGGTTGGATTGCATGGCCAATTCCTCGCCATTAGCTTATCAGGCGTGAGAATCTTCAATTGCTGCGCCAACAGCCAAGCGAAGAATTTGTGCTTCCCTTCCAGATTGAGTCGCCGCTAA
- the LOC120681600 gene encoding uncharacterized protein LOC120681600 isoform X5 has product MHTPLFSSSCVDWEKLMSVVHALSLDAATARSGRRWCLGRLNHKTWWLCSLSGLCLWGPCTDEYLIDLFSKCGFTLEEICVHNKQFENHSLDLVMNSAGGFMRHCYFSYIIFTDDPCCVYEDRCFGPS; this is encoded by the exons ATGCACACACCATTGTTTTCAAG TTCCTGTGTAGATTGGGAAAAGCTGATGAGCGTTGTGCACGCCTTGAGCTTGGATGCCGCTACAGCGCGGTCCGGCCGACGCTGGTGCTTGGGCAGGTTGAACCATAAAA CATGGTGGCTGTGTTCTCTTTCGGGACTATGCCTTTGGGGACCTTGCACAG ATGAATATCTGATTGACTTATTCTCAAAATGTGGATTTACTCTTGAGGAAATATGTGTGCACAACAAGCAATTTGAAAACCATTCACTTGACTTGGTGATGAAcag cGCAGGAGGATTCATGCGCCATTGTTATTTTTCTTATATTATATTCACAG ATGATCCATGCTGTGTATATGAGGACCGCTGCTTTGGGCCTTCGTAA
- the LOC120681600 gene encoding uncharacterized protein LOC120681600 isoform X10, with protein sequence MHTPLFSRLGKADERCARLELGCRYSAVRPTLVLGQHGGCVLFRDYAFGDLAQMIHAVYMRTAALGLRNAFGKPASEVFHQSSSSRSVFGC encoded by the exons ATGCACACACCATTGTTTTCAAG ATTGGGAAAAGCTGATGAGCGTTGTGCACGCCTTGAGCTTGGATGCCGCTACAGCGCGGTCCGGCCGACGCTGGTGCTTGGGCAG CATGGTGGCTGTGTTCTCTTTCGGGACTATGCCTTTGGGGACCTTGCACAG ATGATCCATGCTGTGTATATGAGGACCGCTGCTTTGGGCCTTCGTAACGCCTTTGGTAAACCAGCAAGCGAGGTGTTCCACCAGTCTTCTAGCTCCAGGTCTGTATTTGGATGTTGA
- the LOC120681600 gene encoding uncharacterized protein LOC120681600 isoform X7, with product MHTPLFSSSCVDWEKLMSVVHALSLDAATARSGRRWCLGRLNHKTWWLCSLSGLCLWGPCTAQEDSCAIVIFLILYSQMIHAVYMRTAALGLRNAFGKPASEVFHQSSSSRLDCMANSSPLAYQA from the exons ATGCACACACCATTGTTTTCAAG TTCCTGTGTAGATTGGGAAAAGCTGATGAGCGTTGTGCACGCCTTGAGCTTGGATGCCGCTACAGCGCGGTCCGGCCGACGCTGGTGCTTGGGCAGGTTGAACCATAAAA CATGGTGGCTGTGTTCTCTTTCGGGACTATGCCTTTGGGGACCTTGCACAG cGCAGGAGGATTCATGCGCCATTGTTATTTTTCTTATATTATATTCACAG ATGATCCATGCTGTGTATATGAGGACCGCTGCTTTGGGCCTTCGTAACGCCTTTGGTAAACCAGCAAGCGAGGTGTTCCACCAGTCTTCTAGCTCCAG GTTGGATTGCATGGCCAATTCCTCGCCATTAGCTTATCAGGCGTGA
- the LOC120681600 gene encoding uncharacterized protein LOC120681600 isoform X2 — MHTPLFSSSCVDWEKLMSVVHALSLDAATARSGRRWCLGRLNHKTWWLCSLSGLCLWGPCTAQEDSCAIVIFLILYSQMIHAVYMRTAALGLRNAFGKPASEVFHQSSSSSAQVGLHGQFLAISLSGVRIFNCCANSQAKNLCFPSRLSRR; from the exons ATGCACACACCATTGTTTTCAAG TTCCTGTGTAGATTGGGAAAAGCTGATGAGCGTTGTGCACGCCTTGAGCTTGGATGCCGCTACAGCGCGGTCCGGCCGACGCTGGTGCTTGGGCAGGTTGAACCATAAAA CATGGTGGCTGTGTTCTCTTTCGGGACTATGCCTTTGGGGACCTTGCACAG cGCAGGAGGATTCATGCGCCATTGTTATTTTTCTTATATTATATTCACAG ATGATCCATGCTGTGTATATGAGGACCGCTGCTTTGGGCCTTCGTAACGCCTTTGGTAAACCAGCAAGCGAGGTGTTCCACCAGTCTTCTAGCTCCAG TGCGCAGGTTGGATTGCATGGCCAATTCCTCGCCATTAGCTTATCAGGCGTGAGAATCTTCAATTGCTGCGCCAACAGCCAAGCGAAGAATTTGTGCTTCCCTTCCAGATTGAGTCGCCGCTAA
- the LOC120683342 gene encoding copper-transporting ATPase HMA5 produces the protein MAASTRALFLSCFHGGGAEVSRHLALRPRYPSMPRRPRTVAVTGDASEAGGSGGDLEAAKGAAEKEEEKVAVFAVTGMTCSACAGSVEKAVKRLPGIHDAAVDVLGGRAQVVFYPAFVSEEKIREAIEDVGFEAKLINEEVREKNILVCRLHIKGMTCTSCTNTVESALQAFPGVQRASVALATEEAEIRYDRRIVAANQLIQAVEETGFEAVLITTGEDRSRIDLKIDGVLNERLIMILESSIQALPGVEDIKVDTELHKITISYKPDQTGPRDLIEVIESATSGDVTASIYPEAEGREHHRYGEINRYKQSFLWSLVFTIPVFLTSMVFMYIPGTKDGLDKKVVNMMSIGELLRWILSTPVQFIIGRKFYTGAYKAMCHGSPNMDVLIALGTNTAYFYSVYSVLRAATSENYMSNDFFETSSMLISFILLGKYLEILAKGKTSEAIAKLMDLAPETATLLIHDHEGNVVGENEIDSRLIQKNDVIKVVPGGKVASDGFVIWGQSHVNESMITGESRPVAKRKGDTVIGGTVNENGVLHVRATFVGSESALAQIVRLVESAQMAKAPVQKFADQISRVFVPLVIVLSVLTWLVWFLAGRFHGYPRSWIPSSMDSFQLALQFGISVMVIACPCALGLATPTAVMVATGVGASQGVLIKGGQALESAHKVDCIVFDKTGTLTIGKPVVVNTRLLKNMVLREFYDYVAAAEDNSEHPLAKAIVEHAKKLHSEENHIWPEARDFISVPGHGVKANISDNILIVGNKSFMLSSSIDIPLEALEILTEEEEKAQTAIIVAMDQEVVGIISVSDPIKPNANDVISYLKSMNVESIMVTGDNWGTANAIGKEVGIEKIIAEAKPEQKAEKVKELQLSGKTVAMVGDGINDSPALVSADVGLAIGAGTDVAIEAADIVLMKSNLEDVVTAIDLSRKTFFRIRMNYVWALGYNIIGIPIAAGVLFPSFRFRLPPWVAGAAMAASSVSVVCWSLLLRYYKSPKTFAN, from the exons ATGGCGGCGAGCACCCGAGCCCTCTTCCTCTCGTgcttccacggcggcggcgccgaggtgaGCCGCCACCTCGCGCTGCGGCCGCGGTACCCGTCCATGCCGCGGCGCCCTAGGACGGTTGCGGTCACCGGTGACGCGAGTGAAGccggaggaagcggcggcgACCTGGAGGCCGCGAAGGGGGCggcggagaaggaggaggagaaggtggcTGTGTTCGCGGTGACCGGAATGACGTGCTCCGCGTGTGCGGGGTCGGTGGAGAAGGCCGTCAAGCGCCTCCCGGGCATCCacgacgccgccgtcgacgtcctCGGAGGCCGCGCGCAGGTCGTCTTCTACCCGGCCTTCGTCTCG GAGGAGAAAATTAGGGAAGCCATTGAGGATGTTGGTTTTGAAGCTAAGCTGATTAATGAGGAGGTCAGGGAAAAGAACATTCTAGTATGCAGGCTGCATATAAAAGGAATGACCTGCACTTCTTGCACAAATACAGTGGAATCTGCCTTGCAAGCTTTTCCTGGGGTTCAAAGAGCTTCAGTTGCATTGGCTACTGAAGAGGCAGAGATCCGTTATGATCGCAGGATTGTTGCTGCTAACCAACTTATCCAGGCAGTTGAAGAGACTGGATTTGAAGCAGTCTTGATCACTACAGGAGAAGATAGGAGCAGGATAGACCTCAAAATAGATGGTGTTCTCAATGAGAGGTTAATAATGATACTAGAAAGCTCTATCCAAGCTCTTCCTGGTGTGGAAGACATAAAAGTTGACACTGAACTCCACAAGATCACCATATCATACAAGCCTGACCAGACAGGACCCAGGGACCTCATTGAAGTCATTGAGTCAGCCACATCTGGTGATGTTACTGCATCAATATATCCAGAAGCAGAAGGAAGGGAGCATCACAGGTATGGGGAAATCAATCGATACAAGCAATCTTTCTTGTGGAGCTTAGTGTTCACTATCCCAGTGTTTCTCACCTCCATGGTATTCATGTACATTCCTGGGACGAAGGATGGTCTTGACAAAAAAGTTGTCAACATGATGAGCATTGGTGAACTATTGCGGTGGATCTTGTCAACACCGGTCCAATTTATAATTGGCCGCAAGTTTTATACTGGTGCTTACAAGGCAATGTGCCATGGCTCGCCGAACATGGATGTTCTCATTGCTCTAGGGACAAACACTGCTTACTTTTACTCAGTTTACTCAGTTCTTCGAGCAGCTACCTCTGAGAATTACATGTCAAATGATTTTTTCGAGACAAGTTCCATGCTCATATCATTTATCCTCCTTGGTAAGTACCTTGAGATCTTGGCAAAAGGGAAGACCTCTGAGGCTATCGCCAAGCTGATGGATCTTGCACCGGAAACTGCAACACTATTAATACATGACCATGAAGGGAATGTTGTAGGAGAGAATGAGATTGACAGCAGATTGATTCAGAAAAATGATGTTATCAAAGTAGTCCCTGGTGGGAAAGTTGCTTCTGATGGCTTTGTTATATGGGGCCAAAGCCATGTGAATGAAAGTATGATCACTGGAGAATCAAGGCCCGTGGCAAAGAGGAAAGGTGACACCGTAATTGGAGGTACGGTCAATGAGAATGGTGTGCTCCATGTTCGGGCAACATTTGTTGGATCCGAGAGTGCGCTGGCACAGATTGTAAGACTTGTAGAATCAGCACAAATGGCAAAAGCTCCTGTCCAGAAGTTTGCTGATCAGATATCGAGAGTCTTTGTCCCATTA GTTATTGTACTCTCCGTACTTACTTGGCTTGTGTGGTTCTTAGCTGGGAGATTCCATGGTTATCCTCGCTCATGGATACCATCTTCCATGGATAGCTTTCAACTTGCCCTTCAGTTTGGAATATCCGTTATGGTGATTGCTTGTCCTTGTGCCTTAGGGCTTGCAACTCCAACTGCGGTAATGGTTGCAACTggagtcggcgcctcacaagGTGTTTTGATCAAGGGTGGGCAAGCTCTCGAGAGTGCACATAAG GTGGACTGCATCGTATTTGATAAAACGGGAACACTGACTATTGGGAAACCTGTTGTTGTCAATACCAGGCTTCTCAAAAACATGGTCTTGCGTGAATTCTATGATTATGTTGCTGCAGCAGAG GACAACAGTGAGCACCCACTGGCAAAGGCAATAGTGGAGCATGCCAAGAAGTTGCACTCTGAAGAAAACCACATCTGGCCTGAAGCAAGAGATTTTATTTCAGTACCTGGACATGGTGTCAAGGCCAACATTAGTGATAATATTCTTATTGTCGGGAACAAGAGCTTTATGCTGTCATCAAGCATTGACATCCCGTTGGAAGCTTTGGAAATACTCACAGAAGAAGAGGAGAAAGCACAAACAGCCATTATTGTGGCTATGGATCAGGAAGTTGTGGGCATAATCTCTGTATCTGATCCTATAAAACCAAACGCCAATGACGTGATATCATACCTCAAATCCATGAATGTGGAGAGCATAATGGTGACTGGGGATAACTGGGGGACTGCTAATGCCATTGGCAAAGAGGTCGGCATAGAAAAGATCATTGCTGAAGCAAAACCAGAGCAGAAGGCTGAGAAGGTGAAGGAACTTCAG TTGTCTGGAAAAACCGTGGCAATGGTTGGTGATGGAATAAACGACTCCCCAGCACTTGTGTCAGCTGATGTAGGTCTGGCGATTGGCGCAGGAACAGATGTCGCCATTGAAGCGGCTGACATCGTCCTCATGAAGAGCAACTTGGAGGATGTGGTTACTGCTATCGATCTCTCCAGGAAGACGTTCTTCCGCATTCGAATGAACTATGTCTGGGCTCTCGGCTACAACATCATCGGCATACCGATAGCTGCGGGGGTGCTCTTCCCATCGTTCCGGTTCCGCCTGCCTCCATGGGTTGCCGGCGCTGCAATGGCAGCTTCATCCGTCAGTGTCGTCTGTTGGTCCCTGCTGCTGAGGTACTACAAAAGTCCAAAGACGTTTGCCAATTGA